From the Halorhabdus utahensis DSM 12940 genome, one window contains:
- a CDS encoding ribbon-helix-helix domain-containing protein has translation MERVTLRIPKQQIEEVERMVETGEYPNRSEAIRSAVRDMLAEQDTAKERPSEKRKRRTWAKV, from the coding sequence ATGGAGCGTGTGACACTACGGATTCCGAAGCAACAGATCGAGGAGGTCGAACGAATGGTCGAGACGGGGGAGTACCCCAACCGGAGTGAGGCGATCCGGTCGGCCGTTCGAGATATGCTCGCCGAGCAAGACACGGCAAAAGAACGTCCGTCCGAGAAGCGCAAGCGCCGGACGTGGGCGAAGGTGTAG
- a CDS encoding deoxyribonuclease IV, with translation MQIGAHTSIAGGVSNAVEEQLEYDGNCGQIFSHSPQVWQEPSIEDSEAEAFRQHSAEADVGPWVIHASYLVNLCTPKDDLREKSIASLQDEVDAAATLDIEYVNVHLGAHTGAGVEQGLANAASALDELDVPEDVTVLVESDAGSGTKLGGDFEHLATVLEASEQDLGVCLDTAHLFAAGYDLSTPDAVAETVADFDEKVGLDTLECLHLNDSKHACGTNKDEHAHLGEGEIGEAGIAAVVNHDALRELPFVLETPTEDGRGFAWNVERARELREA, from the coding sequence ATGCAAATCGGCGCTCACACCTCTATCGCTGGCGGCGTCTCCAACGCCGTCGAGGAACAGCTCGAATACGACGGCAACTGCGGACAGATCTTCTCACACTCACCGCAGGTCTGGCAGGAGCCGTCGATCGAAGACAGCGAGGCCGAGGCGTTCCGACAACACTCAGCCGAGGCCGATGTCGGACCGTGGGTGATCCACGCGTCCTATCTGGTCAACCTCTGTACGCCAAAAGACGACCTTCGCGAGAAGTCGATCGCCAGCCTCCAGGACGAGGTCGACGCCGCGGCGACACTCGACATCGAGTACGTCAACGTCCATCTCGGTGCCCACACGGGCGCGGGCGTCGAGCAGGGACTGGCGAACGCCGCCAGCGCACTCGACGAACTCGACGTTCCCGAGGACGTGACTGTCCTCGTCGAATCGGACGCCGGCAGCGGGACCAAACTCGGCGGCGACTTCGAGCACCTCGCGACGGTTCTGGAGGCGAGCGAGCAGGACCTCGGCGTCTGTCTCGACACGGCCCACCTCTTCGCCGCCGGGTACGACCTTTCGACGCCCGATGCCGTCGCGGAGACCGTCGCCGACTTCGACGAGAAGGTGGGTCTTGACACGCTCGAATGTCTCCACCTCAACGACTCCAAGCACGCCTGCGGGACGAACAAGGACGAACACGCCCACCTCGGCGAGGGCGAGATCGGCGAGGCGGGCATCGCAGCCGTCGTCAACCACGACGCGTTGCGGGAGTTGCCGTTCGTCCTGGAGACGCCGACCGAGGACGGCCGGGGCTTCGCCTGGAACGTCGAACGCGCACGCGAGCTTCGCGAGGCCTGA
- a CDS encoding aldo/keto reductase, whose translation MQTSALGQTGYEVTEVGLGTWNIGGGAWGDVADEAGREVVRTALDAGVTFLDTADVYGDGTSEQHIGTVLDEPEYDREDVVVATKAGRRLDPHTAEGYTAENLERFVDRSRENLGTETLDLLQLHCPPNEVYYQPAVFEALADLKARGKIAQYGVSVEKVEQALKAIEYPGVETVQIICNMFRQRPAELFFEEANRRDVGVIVRVPLASGLLTGAIDRETVFPANDHRNFNREGDAFDRGETFAGLPFEAGLDAVEALEPYVPEHMTMAQMALRWILDHDAVSTVIPGSTSPDHIRDNVDAAEMDPLSHETHGAVRDVYEAFVADDVHHRW comes from the coding sequence ATGCAGACGAGCGCACTCGGTCAGACCGGATACGAGGTCACGGAAGTCGGCCTCGGCACCTGGAACATCGGTGGTGGGGCCTGGGGTGATGTCGCGGACGAGGCGGGTCGCGAAGTCGTCCGGACGGCACTGGATGCGGGCGTCACCTTTCTCGATACGGCCGACGTCTATGGCGACGGGACGAGCGAACAACACATCGGCACCGTCCTGGACGAACCCGAGTACGACCGCGAGGACGTGGTCGTCGCCACGAAGGCCGGGCGACGTCTCGACCCACACACTGCCGAGGGCTACACTGCCGAGAACCTCGAACGGTTCGTCGATCGGAGCCGCGAGAACCTCGGGACTGAGACCCTGGACCTCCTCCAGCTACACTGTCCGCCCAACGAGGTCTACTACCAGCCCGCGGTCTTTGAGGCGCTCGCGGATCTCAAAGCGCGGGGAAAGATCGCTCAGTACGGTGTCAGCGTCGAAAAGGTCGAACAGGCGCTGAAGGCCATCGAGTATCCCGGCGTCGAGACGGTCCAGATCATCTGCAACATGTTCCGTCAACGACCCGCCGAACTGTTCTTCGAGGAAGCGAACCGCCGGGACGTCGGCGTCATCGTCCGCGTCCCGCTGGCTTCGGGGCTGTTAACGGGCGCGATCGATCGGGAAACGGTGTTCCCGGCGAACGACCATCGCAACTTCAACCGCGAGGGCGACGCATTCGACCGCGGCGAGACCTTCGCCGGCTTGCCCTTCGAGGCGGGCCTCGATGCTGTCGAGGCGCTGGAACCGTACGTCCCCGAGCACATGACGATGGCCCAGATGGCATTGCGGTGGATCCTCGATCACGACGCTGTCTCGACCGTGATCCCCGGTTCGACGTCGCCCGATCACATCCGAGACAACGTCGATGCCGCCGAGATGGACCCGCTGAGCCACGAGACCCACGGCGCGGTTCGAGACGTCTACGAGGCGTTCGTCGCCGACGACGTCCACCATCGCTGGTGA
- a CDS encoding class I SAM-dependent methyltransferase, protein MRRFDAEYLTHTRRGMWADSREALSTLDLSTRERVLDVGSGTGALTRVLREETPGDVVGVDADPQLLDHVEGPAVVGDAFGLPFPDDTFDLVVCQALLINLPEPVDAVREFARVSRDGVAVIEPDNESVTVESTVDGESALAGEAREHYLAGVDTDVTLGSDVASVLAEAGLASVEITRYDHARTIAPPYGEADVESARRKASGSGIATDRETLLDGGLSTEAYDRLRQRWRQMGRDVIEQMADRTYERTETVPFYVAVGQI, encoded by the coding sequence ATGCGCCGGTTCGACGCCGAGTACCTCACGCACACCCGCCGCGGCATGTGGGCGGACTCGCGTGAAGCGCTTTCCACCCTGGATCTGTCAACCCGCGAGCGGGTGCTGGACGTGGGCAGCGGCACTGGCGCGCTCACCAGGGTTCTCCGCGAGGAAACGCCGGGCGATGTCGTCGGCGTCGATGCGGATCCGCAACTCCTCGACCACGTGGAGGGACCGGCAGTCGTCGGTGACGCGTTCGGACTCCCCTTTCCCGACGACACCTTCGATCTGGTGGTCTGTCAGGCACTCCTGATCAATCTCCCCGAACCAGTCGACGCCGTTCGGGAGTTCGCTCGTGTCTCCCGGGACGGCGTTGCGGTGATCGAACCGGACAACGAGAGCGTGACGGTCGAGTCGACCGTCGACGGCGAATCGGCGCTCGCCGGCGAGGCTCGCGAGCACTACCTCGCCGGCGTCGACACCGACGTCACGCTCGGCTCGGACGTGGCGTCCGTGCTCGCGGAAGCCGGCCTGGCGTCGGTCGAGATCACCCGCTACGATCACGCCCGGACGATAGCGCCCCCGTACGGCGAGGCCGATGTCGAATCTGCCCGTCGAAAAGCCAGCGGTTCGGGGATCGCCACGGACCGAGAGACGTTGCTCGACGGCGGGCTCTCGACGGAAGCGTACGACCGTCTCCGACAGCGGTGGCGCCAGATGGGCCGGGACGTCATCGAACAGATGGCTGATCGGACCTACGAGCGGACGGAGACCGTCCCCTTCTACGTCGCGGTGGGTCAGATCTGA
- a CDS encoding DUF7095 family protein, with product MSELDRDAAVDRLEALLETIEDETMPVPVTEVWVYGDLALGVDPVERLDVYLTKDLLFGQADDRAAELNDRLGVDGIGETVRAEWASEHPEAVRANPSGHVAPEKCLGAHLFEEREPIHLEVCNASFEDNVTQRLEGALARESYENILDPRGVCLWIDGERSGDAFTKLRDGEYVFPPLSGALEMLGAEPSVAEEAADAVETYRERQDGISVRGDVV from the coding sequence ATGAGTGAACTCGACCGTGACGCCGCGGTCGATCGTCTCGAAGCGCTGCTTGAGACGATCGAAGACGAGACGATGCCAGTCCCGGTCACGGAAGTCTGGGTGTACGGCGATCTCGCGCTCGGCGTCGATCCGGTCGAGCGCCTCGACGTCTATCTCACGAAGGACCTGCTTTTCGGCCAGGCCGACGACCGTGCGGCCGAATTGAACGACCGCTTGGGCGTCGACGGGATCGGCGAGACGGTCCGGGCCGAGTGGGCGAGCGAACACCCGGAGGCCGTGCGGGCAAACCCCAGCGGCCACGTCGCCCCGGAGAAGTGTCTCGGGGCGCACCTGTTCGAGGAGCGCGAGCCGATCCACCTCGAAGTCTGTAACGCCTCCTTCGAGGACAACGTCACCCAGCGGCTGGAGGGCGCACTCGCTCGGGAGTCCTACGAAAACATCCTCGATCCCCGAGGGGTCTGCCTGTGGATCGACGGCGAACGGTCCGGTGACGCGTTCACCAAACTCCGGGATGGTGAGTATGTCTTCCCGCCGCTTTCGGGCGCACTCGAAATGCTCGGGGCCGAACCGTCGGTCGCCGAGGAGGCCGCTGACGCCGTCGAAACGTACCGGGAACGCCAGGACGGGATCAGCGTCCGTGGCGACGTGGTCTGA
- the ncsA gene encoding tRNA 2-thiolation protein NcsA, whose amino-acid sequence MDCDRCGEDAVMHAAYSGAHLCETHFRRSVEKRLRRRIREDGLVPRDATPEDPVTWLIGLSGGKDSVVLTQLLAETFAEDPRIELVALSIHEGIEGYRDESLDAAEALTDDLDLRHETVSYAEAFGVRMDDVVEDDPENMAACAYCGVFRRDLLSRYADEYDADLLLTGHNLDDEAETALMNFFEGDVDQMAKHFDASLGPMPERSLTDKHVPRAKPLRDVPEKEVALYARLADLPAHITECPHASESFRGEIQELLYSMEDAHPGTRHSIMAGYEQLARYAAKRADADDGAYDACDTCGAPTTGGRCRKCQLLSALGA is encoded by the coding sequence ATGGACTGCGACAGGTGTGGCGAGGACGCTGTCATGCACGCGGCCTACTCGGGGGCCCACCTCTGTGAGACGCACTTTCGCCGCTCGGTCGAGAAACGGCTTCGCCGGCGGATCCGTGAGGACGGCCTCGTCCCTCGAGATGCGACGCCCGAGGATCCGGTGACGTGGCTGATCGGCCTTTCCGGCGGGAAAGACAGCGTCGTGCTCACCCAACTCCTGGCCGAAACCTTTGCCGAGGACCCCCGTATCGAACTCGTTGCCCTTTCTATCCACGAAGGAATCGAAGGGTATCGTGACGAGAGCCTCGACGCCGCCGAGGCCCTCACCGACGACCTCGACCTCCGCCACGAGACCGTCAGCTACGCCGAGGCGTTCGGCGTCCGGATGGACGATGTCGTCGAGGACGACCCGGAGAACATGGCGGCCTGTGCCTATTGTGGCGTGTTCCGCCGGGACCTTCTCTCGCGGTACGCCGACGAGTACGACGCCGACCTCCTGTTGACCGGCCACAACCTCGACGACGAGGCCGAGACGGCGCTGATGAACTTCTTCGAGGGTGACGTCGACCAGATGGCCAAGCACTTCGACGCCAGCCTCGGACCCATGCCCGAGCGCTCGCTGACCGACAAGCACGTCCCGCGTGCCAAGCCGCTGCGGGACGTTCCGGAGAAGGAGGTCGCGCTGTACGCCCGCCTGGCCGACCTGCCCGCGCACATCACCGAATGTCCACACGCATCGGAATCGTTCCGCGGTGAGATCCAGGAACTGCTGTACTCGATGGAGGACGCCCATCCCGGGACGCGCCACTCGATTATGGCTGGCTACGAGCAGTTGGCACGGTATGCAGCAAAACGGGCCGACGCTGACGATGGCGCCTACGACGCGTGTGACACCTGCGGTGCGCCGACGACCGGCGGTCGCTGCCGGAAGTGCCAGTTACTGAGTGCTCTTGGGGCCTGA
- a CDS encoding PAS domain S-box protein, with the protein MTDHQETIRGLHVDDDPEFTDLTATMLEESYEQFQVETATSGREGIDRVSSETFDFVVSDYEMPGVDGIEFLKTVRESHPDLPFILFTGKGSESVASDAIAAGATDYLQKTGGVEQYDLLANRVANAVEQYREKQRRERLEGIRTIVNQVNQALVRASTRDWIETQVCEILAAADGYQAGLVVRVDAASNTVSPQSWAGIDEQPIREWLAASDGMQSGHPPAIEQAIHERDVAVVQDVGTESDGSFHGNADDIRSIAVVPLVFEPELYGLLVVFGTRPQAFDETEQSFLAELGDDIAHAMHAIDVRHELERERKFIDQALDAIEDIFYVIGPDGTLRRWNQQFREVTGYSDEEIAGMSAVEFFPEDERHKVDGAIECTLSQGRQMTEADLLTAEGTRIPYEFVAVKLGDALEGDPGIVGIGRDVTDRQERERTLRRYKQMVNAMQESACIYDEDARFEVVNEYLAEFYGTTREDLEGSPSTLIPQIRDQLGGTPFQDLIDGTREEVRGELEGEFPGQGREVLDYRLTPLVVDGEIDGVVGVTREVTERRDRERELARQNDRLESVANIASHDLRNQLSVARSRLELAAIDDEHADPIRRAHDRMESLLADLLALARRGKRVEDTEHVGLEPIIRESWDHVETPTATITVTATGTLEADPDRLRRLLEALFENSIEHGGESVTVTAGDLEDGFFIADDGPGIPEDGHERVFDPSYSTAENSTGLGLTIVQAIADAHGWTVEATESADGGARFEITNVESS; encoded by the coding sequence ATGACTGACCACCAAGAGACGATCCGTGGACTCCACGTGGACGACGATCCGGAGTTTACAGATTTAACGGCGACGATGCTCGAAGAGAGCTACGAGCAGTTTCAGGTCGAAACGGCGACCAGCGGGCGGGAGGGGATCGACCGCGTCTCATCTGAGACGTTCGATTTCGTTGTTTCCGACTACGAAATGCCGGGAGTAGACGGGATCGAATTTCTCAAAACCGTCCGCGAGAGCCACCCGGATCTCCCGTTTATCCTGTTTACTGGCAAGGGTAGTGAGTCGGTGGCCAGCGACGCGATCGCCGCCGGGGCCACCGACTACCTCCAGAAAACCGGCGGCGTCGAACAGTACGACCTGCTCGCAAATCGCGTCGCGAACGCCGTCGAGCAATACCGGGAGAAACAACGCCGAGAGCGCCTCGAAGGGATCCGCACGATCGTCAATCAGGTGAACCAGGCGCTGGTACGGGCCTCAACGCGTGACTGGATCGAAACCCAGGTCTGTGAAATACTGGCCGCTGCGGACGGATACCAGGCCGGATTAGTCGTCCGTGTCGACGCGGCGTCGAACACGGTTTCACCACAATCCTGGGCGGGGATCGACGAGCAACCGATCCGGGAGTGGCTGGCGGCCAGCGACGGGATGCAGTCTGGCCATCCACCCGCCATCGAGCAGGCGATCCACGAGCGTGACGTCGCCGTGGTCCAGGATGTCGGGACTGAATCGGATGGAAGCTTCCACGGGAACGCAGACGACATTCGATCGATCGCCGTCGTCCCCCTGGTGTTCGAGCCGGAACTGTACGGGCTGCTCGTCGTCTTCGGGACGCGACCCCAGGCGTTTGACGAAACCGAACAGTCGTTTCTCGCCGAACTCGGCGACGACATCGCCCACGCGATGCACGCGATCGACGTCAGACACGAACTGGAGCGCGAGCGGAAATTCATCGACCAGGCTCTGGACGCCATCGAAGACATCTTTTACGTCATCGGACCGGACGGGACGCTTCGCCGATGGAACCAGCAGTTCCGCGAGGTCACCGGCTACTCGGACGAGGAGATCGCCGGGATGTCCGCTGTCGAGTTTTTCCCCGAAGACGAACGCCACAAAGTCGACGGTGCGATCGAATGCACACTCAGCCAGGGCCGCCAGATGACGGAGGCGGACCTACTTACGGCTGAAGGCACGCGGATCCCGTACGAATTCGTCGCGGTGAAACTCGGGGATGCACTCGAGGGCGATCCCGGCATCGTCGGCATTGGACGTGACGTCACCGACCGCCAGGAACGGGAACGGACACTTCGACGATACAAGCAAATGGTGAACGCGATGCAAGAGTCGGCCTGTATCTACGACGAGGACGCCAGGTTCGAGGTCGTCAACGAGTACCTCGCGGAGTTCTACGGAACGACGCGCGAGGATCTTGAAGGAAGCCCGAGTACGCTCATCCCACAGATCAGGGACCAACTGGGTGGCACGCCGTTTCAGGATCTCATCGACGGGACTCGCGAGGAAGTCCGGGGGGAACTTGAGGGTGAGTTTCCCGGTCAGGGCCGGGAAGTCCTCGACTACCGGCTCACGCCGCTCGTCGTGGACGGCGAGATCGACGGCGTGGTTGGCGTGACCCGAGAAGTGACCGAACGCCGTGATCGCGAGCGCGAACTGGCCCGGCAAAACGACCGGCTCGAATCGGTCGCCAACATCGCGAGCCACGATCTCCGGAACCAACTGTCGGTCGCTCGAAGCCGCCTCGAACTTGCGGCTATCGACGATGAACACGCGGACCCGATCCGACGTGCACACGACCGAATGGAATCGCTCCTGGCGGATCTGCTGGCGCTCGCACGCAGGGGCAAACGAGTAGAAGATACCGAGCACGTCGGACTCGAACCGATCATCCGGGAGAGCTGGGACCACGTGGAGACACCGACGGCGACGATTACCGTAACGGCGACCGGCACCCTCGAGGCTGATCCGGACCGACTACGACGACTCCTCGAAGCGCTGTTCGAGAACAGTATCGAACACGGCGGCGAATCGGTGACCGTGACCGCCGGGGACCTCGAGGACGGATTCTTCATCGCGGACGACGGTCCCGGTATCCCGGAGGACGGCCACGAACGCGTCTTCGATCCATCGTACTCGACGGCCGAGAATAGTACCGGACTCGGGCTCACCATCGTCCAGGCCATCGCCGACGCACACGGATGGACTGTCGAAGCGACCGAAAGCGCTGACGGGGGCGCGCGCTTCGAAATCACGAACGTCGAATCATCCTGA
- a CDS encoding thiamine-phosphate synthase family protein yields MRFPSEIVVDRFLPTARAMLARELSDRGLTQQEIADHLGVTQAAVSKYVGGDVTLETRFSEEPRLRSAVERIATGFAEGSMDAYEALGELLGVIRAFEDRGPICEIHEEQVPALAGLGCDLCVRGYDESVADERAVLSAVRKATRLLADESAMAEYVPNVGTNVGMALPHPGDELDVAAVPGRVHAMRGRIDVPANPEFGGSQHVARTILAANSVDSSVRAGLNLTTDDGLLAAARDRGIDPLAFDAGYDDRRERLESAFRERGAVPPVIYHEGAFGIEPITYVFGTDAVEATRFAIELASDAGDGS; encoded by the coding sequence ATGCGATTTCCGAGCGAGATTGTCGTCGATCGATTTCTTCCGACGGCACGGGCGATGCTCGCCAGAGAGCTTTCCGATCGCGGTCTCACCCAGCAGGAGATTGCCGATCACCTCGGCGTCACCCAGGCCGCGGTCAGCAAGTACGTCGGCGGCGACGTCACTCTCGAGACGCGCTTCAGCGAGGAGCCGCGGCTGCGGTCGGCCGTCGAGCGCATCGCGACTGGATTCGCCGAGGGGTCGATGGACGCTTACGAGGCCCTCGGGGAATTACTCGGCGTGATCCGGGCGTTCGAAGACCGGGGACCGATCTGTGAGATTCACGAGGAACAGGTTCCCGCGCTGGCGGGACTCGGGTGTGATCTCTGCGTGCGCGGCTACGACGAATCGGTCGCCGACGAGCGGGCCGTCCTCTCGGCCGTCCGGAAGGCGACGCGACTGCTGGCCGACGAGAGTGCGATGGCCGAGTACGTCCCCAACGTCGGGACGAACGTCGGGATGGCGCTTCCCCACCCCGGGGATGAACTCGACGTAGCGGCCGTCCCGGGCCGGGTTCATGCCATGCGCGGCCGGATCGACGTGCCCGCAAACCCGGAGTTCGGTGGCTCACAGCACGTCGCCCGGACGATCCTGGCCGCCAACAGCGTCGATTCCTCGGTCCGGGCCGGGCTGAATCTCACGACCGACGACGGGCTTCTCGCGGCCGCGCGCGATCGCGGGATCGACCCGCTCGCGTTCGACGCCGGCTACGACGACCGCCGGGAGCGCCTCGAAAGCGCGTTCCGCGAACGAGGGGCGGTTCCACCCGTCATCTACCACGAAGGCGCGTTCGGGATCGAACCGATCACCTACGTCTTCGGCACTGACGCCGTCGAAGCGACCCGGTTTGCGATCGAGCTGGCGAGTGACGCCGGGGACGGCTCGTGA
- a CDS encoding double zinc ribbon domain-containing protein: protein MSKITFRADDDLVTQLEGFDASKSEVMREALRTYLEGSDHESSEAESSPEPTSAEESLDDLIVERVDAVLAERLGERRQPQPQDVNVNISLEDAAPSTSATTAPPDAEETTDAVTDRNTERTCSQCGESVSDDHVYCPNCGEKAARRVFCECGDELRSDWSFCPSCGRRTAAADVLDQ from the coding sequence ATGAGCAAGATCACGTTCCGCGCTGACGACGACCTCGTAACGCAACTGGAGGGGTTCGACGCCTCCAAAAGCGAGGTCATGCGCGAGGCGCTCCGGACGTACCTGGAAGGTTCCGATCACGAGTCGTCCGAGGCCGAGTCGAGTCCGGAACCGACGAGTGCCGAGGAGAGCCTCGACGATCTCATCGTCGAACGTGTCGACGCGGTACTCGCCGAACGACTGGGCGAGCGGCGACAGCCCCAGCCACAGGACGTCAACGTGAATATCTCACTGGAAGACGCCGCTCCGTCCACGTCGGCAACCACGGCACCACCGGACGCCGAAGAAACGACGGACGCCGTCACCGACCGAAACACCGAGCGGACGTGCTCTCAATGCGGTGAATCGGTGTCCGACGATCACGTCTACTGCCCGAACTGCGGCGAGAAGGCCGCCCGGCGCGTCTTCTGTGAGTGTGGCGACGAACTCCGCTCGGACTGGTCGTTCTGTCCGAGCTGTGGGAGACGGACGGCAGCGGCTGACGTGCTCGATCAGTGA
- the ftsZ gene encoding cell division protein FtsZ, whose product MQDIVNSALKHEEEEQREMDAEGDEFGDPRIVIVGCGGAGNNTVNRLYNIGVDGADTIALNTDKQHLKMIEADTKILVGKSLTNGLGAGGDPSMGERATEMAQGTIKEVLGDADLVFVTAGMGGGTGTGAAPVVSKIAKEQGAIVVGMVSTPFNVERARTVKAEEGLENLRNEADSIIVLDNNRLLDYVPNLPIGKAFSVMDQIIAETVKGISETITQPSLINLDYADMSAIMNQGGVAVMLVGETQDKNKTQEVVSDAMNHPLLDVDYRGASGGLVHITGGPDLTLDEAEGIASNITDRLEANANVIWGARIEDDYKGKVRVMAIMTGVQSAQVLGPTTQKQANKSRAAIDGEDIGEETFDASANVDTDIGGGQRSFGETDGGRNEVEKNNGLDVIRTE is encoded by the coding sequence ATGCAGGACATCGTCAACTCCGCCCTGAAACACGAGGAGGAAGAACAGCGCGAGATGGACGCCGAGGGTGACGAGTTCGGCGATCCGCGGATCGTGATCGTCGGCTGTGGCGGTGCGGGCAACAACACCGTCAATCGACTGTACAACATCGGCGTCGACGGCGCGGACACGATCGCGCTGAACACCGACAAACAGCACCTCAAGATGATCGAGGCCGACACGAAGATCCTCGTCGGCAAATCCCTGACCAACGGGCTCGGGGCCGGCGGCGACCCCTCGATGGGCGAGCGCGCCACGGAGATGGCCCAGGGCACGATCAAGGAAGTGCTGGGTGACGCCGATCTCGTGTTCGTCACGGCGGGCATGGGTGGCGGGACCGGCACCGGCGCGGCCCCCGTCGTCTCGAAGATCGCCAAGGAGCAGGGCGCGATCGTCGTCGGCATGGTCTCGACGCCGTTCAACGTCGAGCGCGCACGGACGGTCAAGGCCGAGGAGGGTCTCGAGAACCTCCGCAACGAGGCCGACTCGATCATCGTCCTGGACAACAACCGGCTGCTGGATTACGTCCCGAACCTCCCGATCGGTAAGGCCTTCTCGGTGATGGACCAGATCATCGCCGAGACGGTCAAGGGCATCTCCGAGACCATCACCCAGCCCAGCCTGATCAACCTGGACTACGCGGACATGTCCGCGATCATGAACCAGGGTGGCGTCGCGGTGATGCTCGTCGGCGAGACCCAGGACAAGAACAAGACCCAGGAGGTGGTCAGCGACGCGATGAACCACCCACTGCTCGATGTCGACTACCGCGGAGCGAGCGGCGGACTGGTCCACATCACCGGGGGACCGGATCTCACCCTCGACGAGGCAGAGGGGATCGCGAGCAACATCACGGATCGCCTGGAGGCCAACGCGAACGTCATCTGGGGAGCCCGCATCGAGGACGACTACAAAGGCAAAGTGCGGGTCATGGCAATTATGACCGGCGTCCAGTCCGCACAGGTGCTGGGCCCGACGACGCAAAAACAGGCCAACAAGTCCCGCGCCGCGATCGACGGCGAAGACATAGGCGAGGAGACCTTCGACGCGAGCGCGAACGTGGACACTGACATCGGCGGCGGACAGCGCAGTTTCGGCGAAACTGACGGCGGCCGCAACGAAGTCGAGAAGAACAACGGACTCGACGTCATCCGGACTGAGTGA